GCTGATCTGCTACGACCTGCGCTTCCCGGTGTGGAGTCGTGATGCACAGGACACTGATCTGCTGCTGTACACCGCCAACTGGCCGGGCGCGCGGCGTCAACACTGGAACCGCCTGTTGCCGGCGCGGGCCATCGAGAACTTGTGCTATGTAGCGGCGGTGAACCGGGTAGGCACCGACGGCAAGGGTTTTGCTTACACGGGGGACAGCCAGGTCCTGGACTTCCAGGGCGAAAGCCTGTTGAGCGCCGGGGAGGCGGACGGGGTGTTCAAGGTCTGCCTGGAGGCGGCGCAATTGGCTGAGTATCGCCAGAGGTTTCCGGCGAACCTGGATGCCGATAGCTTTCAGTTTGTCTGATAAATCTTTGGTGTATGGGAGATAGCTATCGCGGGCAAGCCCGCTCCTACATTTGGAATGCATTCCCCTGTGGGAGCGGGCTTGCCCGCGAAAGGGCCATCAGCCTCGCCCTAGCCCCAAAGTAAAAAGGCCCCTGGATTCGCATCCAGGGGCCTTTGGCTTTTCAGCGGTCAGTTACGCCGCTTTCGCTTCCTGCTGGCTCAACGAGCGGTTCAGCGCGCTGAACACGGCCTTGAAGCTGGCCGTAGTGATGTTTTCATCAATCCCCACGCCATGCACCGGACGCTCGCCGTTCACCCGCAGTTCGATGTAAGCCGCAGCCTTGGCGTTAGTACCTGCGCCAATCGCGTGCTCGTTGTAGTCCATGATCTCGACACCAATCGGCAGGCCGGCCACCAACGCTTCCAGCGCGCCGTTGCCTTTGCCGTGCCAGCGCAGGTTGGTTTCGCCCTGGCCCTTGCCGGAGACTTCAACCTCTACCGAGCTGTTGCCGTTCTCTTCCTGCAGGCGGTGGCTGACCAGCGCGTACGGGGTGTTGGCTTGCAGGTATTCACGCTGCAACAGGGCATGGATTTGCGAAGCAGTCATCTCCAGGCCCACGCGGTCGGTTTCGGCCTGTACCACCTGGCTGAACTCGATCTGCATGCGGCGTGGCAAGCTGATGCCGTATTCCTGTTCCAGCAGGTAAGCGATACCGCCTTTGCCCGACTGGCTGTTGACGCGGATCACCGCTTCGTAGCTGCGGCCAATATCGGCCGGGTCGATTGGCAAGTACGGCACTTCCCACAAGGCATCCGGTTTCTGCTGGGCGAAGCCTTTGCGGATGGCATCCTGGTGCGAGCCGGAGAACGCGGTGTGGACCAGGTCGCCGACATACGGGTGACGTGGGTGCACCGGGATCTGGTTGCACTCCTCGACCACTTTGCGCACGCCGTCGATATCGGAGAAGTCCAACTCAGGGTTTACGCCCTGGGTGTAGAGGTTCAAGGCGACGGTGACGAGGTCGACGTTACCAGTACGCTCGCCGTTGCCAAACAGGCAGCCTTCGACACGGTCGGCACCCGCCATCAGGCCCAGCTCGGTGGCGGCGACGCCAGTGCCACGGTCGTTGTGGGTGTGCAGGCTGATGATCACGCTGTCACGACGGTTGATATGGCGACCGAACCATTCGATCTGGTCGGCATAGATGTTCGGCGTGGCGCATTCCACGGTAGCCGGCAGGTTGAGGATCATCTTGTGCTCGGGCGTCGGGTTCCACACCTCGATCACTGCGTCACATACTTCCTTGGCGAACTCCAGCTCGGTGGCGCTGAATGTCTCTGGCGAGTACTCGAAAGTCCACTGGGTTTCCGGCTGCTGGGCGGCGTACTTGACGAACAGCTTGGCGGCGTCGACCGCGATGGCCTTGATCCCGTCCTTGTCCTGATTGAACACGATACGGCGGAAGGACGGCGAGGTGGCGTTGTACAAGTGCACGATGGCTTTCTTGGCGCCGCGCAGGGATTCGAAAGTACGCGCGATCAAGTCTTCACGGCCCTGGGTCAGCACCTGGATGGTGGTGTCCTCGGGGATATGGTTGTCTTCGATCAGGGTGCGTACGAAGTCGAAGTCAGTCTGCGAAGCGGCCGGGAACGAGGCTTCGATCTCTTTCACGCCCACCGAGACCAGGGTTTTCCAGAAACGCAGTTTCTTCACGGCGTCCATCGGCTCGATCAACGACTGGTTGCCGTCGCGCAAGTCGGAGCTGCACCAGATCGGCGCGGTGGTGATGGTCTTCGATGGCCAGGTGCGATCCGGGATATCAATGGTCGGGAATGCGCGGTATTTCGACGACGGGTCTTTGAGCATGCTCATCAGGAGAATCCTTGTTGTAGGGCCGAGAGAAGGCGGCCTGCCATAAAGCGTTTATTAGAGATAAAACCGGGGATGAGGCCGTTCGATTCAGCCTGGCAGTCGTGCGCTGACGAGGCACAGGCTGCGGTGCTGGCGAAGCTGAATGAGGGTGTGAGAGGTTTTCATAGGTCCAACCCTAACCGCCGGGGTGAAAGATGGCAAGCAGTCGGAAAAAATTGAGAGAAGTTCTGCTATTGCTCGATAAAACGAGATTTTATGGTGGGTAATGTCTGGAAGCTTTGTTTTATTTGCGTGAGGGTTTGCAGATGCGCAATCAGTGGAGCCTGATCTGGCGTCACCGCGTGCAAGCCCACGATGACGCCAGTATGCCCCGCGATCAGATCAAGGCTGGAACGCTCCGATAAAGATCGCCGGGTCCACTCGCGCATCATTCAAGCTGATATTCCAATGCATATGTGGCCCGGTCGCCCGGCCCGTCGAACCGACCTTGCC
The Pseudomonas hygromyciniae genome window above contains:
- the leuA gene encoding 2-isopropylmalate synthase encodes the protein MSMLKDPSSKYRAFPTIDIPDRTWPSKTITTAPIWCSSDLRDGNQSLIEPMDAVKKLRFWKTLVSVGVKEIEASFPAASQTDFDFVRTLIEDNHIPEDTTIQVLTQGREDLIARTFESLRGAKKAIVHLYNATSPSFRRIVFNQDKDGIKAIAVDAAKLFVKYAAQQPETQWTFEYSPETFSATELEFAKEVCDAVIEVWNPTPEHKMILNLPATVECATPNIYADQIEWFGRHINRRDSVIISLHTHNDRGTGVAATELGLMAGADRVEGCLFGNGERTGNVDLVTVALNLYTQGVNPELDFSDIDGVRKVVEECNQIPVHPRHPYVGDLVHTAFSGSHQDAIRKGFAQQKPDALWEVPYLPIDPADIGRSYEAVIRVNSQSGKGGIAYLLEQEYGISLPRRMQIEFSQVVQAETDRVGLEMTASQIHALLQREYLQANTPYALVSHRLQEENGNSSVEVEVSGKGQGETNLRWHGKGNGALEALVAGLPIGVEIMDYNEHAIGAGTNAKAAAYIELRVNGERPVHGVGIDENITTASFKAVFSALNRSLSQQEAKAA